One window of Candidatus Nitrospira kreftii genomic DNA carries:
- a CDS encoding hypothetical protein (conserved membrane protein of unknown function), translating into MTKLNEYKEQAQLEPKSRYVSEAWSAWREMRLQTLNRITNYLFILNSGALLAALTYVATKGANGGILNSIWFFAFGIFCSALHATLDYYLTESSFSAYRKDVTSLYEFKLDWEVFVDRNEHRPPLDWLLHIVGWLGGLAFFIGLVYGLRQIPGT; encoded by the coding sequence ATGACTAAACTGAATGAGTATAAAGAGCAGGCCCAACTTGAACCGAAGAGCAGATATGTGAGTGAGGCGTGGTCGGCCTGGAGAGAGATGCGCCTTCAAACGCTCAATAGAATCACTAACTATCTATTCATTCTAAATTCGGGTGCGCTATTGGCCGCTCTGACTTACGTTGCAACCAAAGGCGCGAATGGCGGCATCCTAAATTCAATATGGTTTTTTGCATTTGGGATTTTCTGCAGCGCACTTCATGCAACGCTTGACTACTATTTAACAGAATCGTCGTTCTCTGCTTATCGAAAAGATGTAACTAGCCTCTATGAATTCAAACTCGATTGGGAGGTTTTTGTTGATAGAAACGAACATCGCCCGCCGCTTGACTGGCTGCTACACATTGTTGGTTGGCTCGGCGGTTTGGCTTTCTTTATAGGACTTGTGTATGGGCTACGGCAAATACCTGGCACCTAA
- a CDS encoding Putative Lipoprotein, TraT related: MPKEDGVTYLCVADVQITDRTIGKSIGRPAGGHSAGGEKVQLMRMVDHVRKKSLDIPEATPIVQEKIATGIAGLF; encoded by the coding sequence ATGCCCAAGGAAGATGGTGTGACCTACTTGTGTGTCGCGGACGTTCAAATCACCGACCGAACGATCGGCAAATCGATCGGTCGGCCAGCCGGAGGGCATTCAGCGGGTGGAGAAAAGGTGCAACTGATGCGCATGGTCGACCACGTCAGGAAAAAAAGCTTGGACATTCCCGAAGCCACCCCAATCGTCCAAGAGAAAATCGCTACCGGGATTGCCGGGCTGTTTTAG
- a CDS encoding hypothetical protein (conserved protein of unknown function) encodes MRRLTFHVSRFTKPLILLFLCGLMSGCSNVIRSGLMNSNTIFLDPNTNRTVYTQLRNVSENQQVMLNDVNTKLSAKGYQLTQDPEQANYWIQAKVLYCHKTADGVTTESVAKAGPSAGIGSGGAAMASASSMGDGSGMGMAGMPDMGAIMRQAMAMSGGRGGFGGMAGFPGMQPPPKEDGVTYLCVADVQITDRKIGKSIGRPTGAQSSGGEKVQLMRMVGHVRQKSLDIPEATPIVQEKIATGIAGLF; translated from the coding sequence ATGAGGCGCCTTACGTTTCACGTTTCACGCTTCACGAAGCCGCTCATCCTCTTGTTCTTGTGCGGACTCATGAGCGGCTGTTCTAACGTCATCCGTTCCGGCCTCATGAACAGCAACACCATTTTTCTCGATCCCAACACCAACCGAACCGTGTATACCCAACTCAGGAACGTGTCGGAAAACCAACAAGTAATGCTGAACGACGTGAACACGAAACTGAGCGCAAAAGGGTATCAGCTCACTCAAGATCCGGAGCAGGCCAATTACTGGATACAAGCCAAGGTGCTCTATTGCCACAAGACCGCCGATGGGGTGACGACGGAAAGCGTGGCTAAAGCAGGCCCCAGCGCCGGTATCGGCAGCGGGGGCGCAGCAATGGCCTCGGCTTCCTCCATGGGTGACGGCTCTGGTATGGGCATGGCCGGCATGCCGGACATGGGCGCCATCATGAGGCAGGCTATGGCCATGAGTGGCGGGCGAGGGGGATTCGGCGGTATGGCCGGATTTCCTGGTATGCAGCCACCGCCCAAAGAAGATGGCGTGACCTACTTGTGCGTTGCAGACGTTCAAATCACCGACCGAAAGATCGGCAAATCAATCGGTCGGCCGACCGGCGCTCAGTCATCGGGCGGTGAAAAGGTGCAACTGATGCGAATGGTCGGCCACGTCAGGCAAAAAAGTTTGGATATTCCCGAAGCCACCCCAATCGTCCAAGAGAAAATCGCCACCGGGATTGCGGGGCTGTTCTAG
- a CDS encoding hypothetical protein (conserved membrane protein of unknown function), which produces MEPENGIFASDPLPLVLAAYLFMTVVMGMLWVVQKKIRNAAIGDVGWCFGLILTVLWYATQASGSFERILLPVMLVTLYAGRLGLYILFNRVIGKEEDARYQRLRQEWGESESGKMLAYFLLQALAVAAFSLPFLVLMWNPRPPSALVELIGLLIWGVAMAGEARADRQLAYFRADPRNQGRVCREGLWKYSRHPNYFFEWLHWWSYVVMTLGAPGWVFTWIGPIGMGLALFKISGIPRAEAQALSSRGPEYEAYQATTNLFFPWFPRPRSDKSTQA; this is translated from the coding sequence ATGGAACCAGAGAATGGCATATTTGCATCAGATCCGTTGCCTCTCGTCCTGGCAGCGTACCTCTTCATGACGGTCGTTATGGGGATGTTGTGGGTGGTGCAGAAAAAGATCAGAAACGCGGCGATTGGGGACGTAGGCTGGTGTTTTGGACTGATTCTCACCGTCCTGTGGTATGCCACGCAGGCAAGCGGCAGCTTCGAGCGAATCTTGCTGCCTGTGATGTTGGTCACTCTCTATGCGGGTCGACTGGGGCTCTACATCTTGTTCAATCGCGTCATCGGAAAGGAAGAAGACGCTCGTTATCAACGCCTGAGGCAGGAGTGGGGCGAGTCAGAATCGGGTAAGATGCTCGCCTACTTTCTTCTGCAAGCGTTGGCGGTTGCGGCTTTTTCACTCCCTTTTCTCGTACTGATGTGGAACCCACGTCCACCCTCTGCATTGGTGGAGCTCATCGGTCTGTTGATCTGGGGTGTGGCCATGGCCGGTGAGGCAAGAGCCGATCGACAACTTGCCTATTTTCGTGCTGATCCACGGAATCAGGGCCGAGTCTGTCGCGAGGGCCTCTGGAAATACTCACGACATCCCAACTATTTTTTTGAATGGCTACATTGGTGGTCCTATGTCGTGATGACGCTGGGCGCGCCTGGCTGGGTCTTCACGTGGATTGGACCAATTGGAATGGGGCTGGCCCTCTTTAAGATATCCGGCATTCCACGGGCAGAAGCACAGGCTCTTTCAAGTAGAGGTCCTGAGTATGAAGCGTATCAGGCTACGACCAATCTCTTTTTCCCGTGGTTTCCTCGACCGAGGTCGGACAAGTCAACTCAGGCATAA
- a CDS encoding hypothetical protein (conserved exported protein of unknown function): MSAHMLFLLSVVLLATSCSGGEKHLPSSNPPEYDPNKVSTTPPAPPSTPSASVAKPTGQAFPPIQWPPLEPGPNDKGAWKPVPVKLDSLNLFNDKNPCEALSKIIQGLGSTQLFAGEDGQAVKTLLGAQADSIARALDQQLFDNFKAQLGPNVADCPSPGPAREGRLDESLHAPRLLLAMGPPQMSSQLAQAMAPGSEREGYTVTKGAMPILIPPDAVGRKSREWRIEEGNRPDNAGDRKGFSLINGGYAKKCPTPDPGEEGAYVVEGDYEFSLVVDQTINYSNMIRTEYNARSIHATLKGRIGDDARLQYVDLDASLVIGHGGTNAPTSFTHQHQHVRFVPDRGAGGMPSQFSNWSVSEWDSALAGTGQRDAMNMLLLAVTVFSGPFYLAAEVELNKPNTCVDIVFNPRTKTKKFEANALTAVKTELRTKKEQALVPAKFKETKERPREGNGRVSPREEESQLNRPATFTYQAPATTVQHSGFRVKAVSRAGVAEEKEGEWELAPSSYVLEFKSHIVQEPLNVVSSFGMQMSSNGFDAYVEATVPLHLRETDGEWVGEGMMRYATRTLTQPAQCEIRIHGTGTTTFQVNGGSIKLEPEPFSVQLIIFPGRSGEVAETHCSSANTPEKLKELFASQGVQGGEAHGVTEGGGWSSAFNITRFRTFKWERPKQGYEFGGWTPVRDSDVIAQKTMRVNCSIGLSTCREETTLILRLADEPGATASPPR, translated from the coding sequence ATGTCAGCTCACATGCTTTTCCTCCTCAGCGTCGTACTATTGGCCACCAGTTGTAGCGGTGGAGAGAAGCACCTCCCCTCCTCAAACCCGCCTGAGTACGATCCGAACAAAGTCTCTACGACACCACCTGCGCCACCCAGCACCCCATCTGCGTCGGTTGCGAAACCAACAGGACAAGCCTTCCCGCCGATACAGTGGCCTCCGCTGGAGCCGGGACCGAATGACAAGGGTGCATGGAAGCCGGTCCCAGTTAAACTGGATTCGTTGAACCTATTCAACGACAAGAATCCCTGTGAAGCTTTGTCAAAAATCATACAAGGACTCGGCAGTACACAGCTCTTCGCTGGGGAAGACGGTCAAGCGGTCAAGACATTGCTGGGCGCTCAGGCTGATTCGATCGCGCGAGCCTTGGATCAGCAATTGTTTGACAACTTTAAAGCCCAACTTGGCCCGAATGTTGCCGATTGTCCCTCGCCGGGTCCCGCACGAGAAGGTCGCCTTGACGAGTCCCTTCATGCACCTCGCCTCTTGTTGGCCATGGGACCACCCCAGATGTCCAGTCAACTCGCGCAGGCGATGGCGCCAGGAAGTGAACGGGAAGGGTATACCGTCACGAAAGGCGCCATGCCGATCCTCATCCCCCCCGATGCGGTCGGCAGGAAGTCGCGCGAGTGGAGAATTGAGGAAGGGAATAGGCCAGACAACGCCGGCGACCGCAAAGGCTTCTCGCTCATCAATGGCGGCTATGCCAAAAAGTGCCCCACACCGGACCCCGGAGAGGAAGGAGCCTACGTGGTCGAAGGCGATTACGAATTCTCGCTGGTCGTAGACCAAACGATCAACTATTCCAACATGATTCGCACGGAGTACAACGCCCGAAGCATTCACGCGACCTTGAAAGGGCGCATCGGCGATGACGCCAGGCTGCAGTATGTGGATCTCGATGCGTCGTTGGTAATCGGGCACGGAGGGACGAATGCGCCGACATCGTTTACTCATCAGCACCAGCATGTCCGGTTCGTACCTGATCGGGGAGCTGGAGGTATGCCGTCGCAGTTTTCCAATTGGTCTGTGTCGGAATGGGACTCTGCTTTAGCCGGTACAGGCCAACGTGACGCTATGAACATGTTGCTGTTGGCCGTGACGGTATTCTCCGGGCCTTTCTACCTCGCTGCTGAAGTCGAATTGAACAAGCCCAACACTTGCGTGGACATTGTCTTCAACCCCCGAACAAAGACCAAGAAGTTCGAGGCGAACGCATTGACGGCCGTCAAGACCGAACTGCGCACGAAGAAGGAACAGGCGCTTGTTCCGGCAAAATTCAAGGAGACGAAGGAGCGGCCCAGGGAGGGCAATGGCCGCGTATCGCCGAGGGAGGAGGAGTCACAGCTCAACAGGCCGGCGACGTTCACCTACCAGGCTCCAGCGACCACGGTTCAGCACAGTGGTTTCCGGGTGAAGGCAGTCTCCCGGGCGGGGGTCGCAGAAGAGAAGGAGGGGGAATGGGAACTAGCCCCTTCTTCTTATGTCCTTGAGTTCAAGTCGCACATTGTTCAGGAGCCATTGAATGTGGTCAGTTCATTCGGCATGCAGATGAGCTCAAATGGGTTCGATGCCTATGTCGAAGCGACAGTCCCGCTCCATCTTAGGGAGACCGATGGCGAATGGGTTGGGGAAGGCATGATGCGATACGCCACTCGCACATTGACTCAGCCGGCTCAGTGTGAAATTCGCATTCATGGCACCGGCACGACCACATTTCAAGTGAATGGAGGCTCGATCAAACTAGAGCCTGAGCCTTTCTCCGTACAGCTCATTATTTTCCCAGGACGATCAGGCGAAGTGGCGGAGACTCACTGTTCGAGCGCCAATACACCGGAAAAATTAAAGGAGTTGTTTGCCTCACAAGGTGTTCAAGGCGGCGAGGCCCACGGCGTGACAGAAGGCGGGGGATGGAGTTCGGCCTTCAACATTACCCGTTTCAGAACATTCAAATGGGAGAGGCCCAAGCAAGGCTATGAGTTCGGAGGCTGGACGCCGGTACGCGACTCTGACGTGATTGCTCAAAAGACGATGCGGGTCAACTGCAGCATAGGGCTGAGCACATGCCGTGAAGAGACGACGCTGATCTTGCGGCTGGCGGATGAGCCTGGCGCAACAGCATCTCCGCCAAGATAG
- a CDS encoding dTDP-4-dehydrorhamnose reductase, whose amino-acid sequence MAPRVIITGAAGLIGQYFMKTAARWAPGWEVHGLTRAVLDLTDFSSVERTWERLKPNAVIHCAALSRTKECEQDPQKARHINVDATAHLACLSTNIPFIFLSSGEVFDGRRGWYREEDEAIPINFYGKTKLEAERLVLQNPRHTVVRIVLTAGTSPNGDRSFVEDMCRMARSGHLVTLFSDEFRCPLPAGVIVRAIWELAEVQAPGLYHLGGRERLSRWEIGQALLAWYPELQGHLKEGSARAHAGAPRPPDLSLNCEKLQAHLSFPIPGFRSWLTDRKHEGIDGWDYPPVYPET is encoded by the coding sequence ATGGCACCTCGTGTCATCATTACCGGGGCGGCGGGATTGATCGGGCAGTACTTCATGAAGACCGCTGCTCGATGGGCGCCAGGCTGGGAGGTACATGGACTCACCCGCGCTGTCCTCGATCTCACGGATTTTAGCTCGGTCGAGCGAACGTGGGAACGTCTCAAACCCAACGCAGTCATCCATTGTGCGGCCCTGAGCCGGACGAAGGAATGCGAGCAAGATCCTCAAAAAGCTCGTCACATCAATGTGGACGCAACGGCTCATCTGGCCTGTCTTTCCACGAATATTCCCTTTATCTTCTTGTCGAGCGGCGAGGTCTTCGATGGCCGGCGAGGTTGGTACCGGGAAGAAGACGAGGCAATCCCCATCAATTTCTATGGGAAGACTAAGCTTGAAGCAGAACGGCTGGTGCTGCAGAACCCTCGGCATACCGTCGTTCGAATCGTCCTGACGGCCGGAACGTCCCCGAACGGTGATCGAAGTTTCGTCGAGGATATGTGCCGTATGGCAAGAAGCGGTCATCTTGTGACACTCTTTAGCGATGAATTTCGCTGTCCTTTACCAGCGGGGGTTATTGTACGCGCGATTTGGGAACTTGCTGAAGTGCAGGCCCCAGGCCTCTATCATCTTGGTGGTCGGGAACGGCTCTCTCGCTGGGAAATTGGACAGGCACTCTTGGCGTGGTACCCGGAGCTTCAAGGCCATCTGAAGGAAGGATCCGCTCGCGCTCATGCCGGTGCGCCGAGGCCTCCCGATCTGTCACTGAATTGTGAGAAACTTCAGGCACACTTGTCGTTTCCCATCCCAGGGTTTCGAAGCTGGTTGACGGATCGGAAACACGAAGGCATCGATGGATGGGATTATCCCCCAGTGTATCCTGAAACCTGA
- a CDS encoding Addiction module protein, which translates to MSTKDLLHEAMKLKPEERFTLVEGLIKSLDEPDKSLDEIWAEEAEKRLKAYRDGKLKGVPMEELFKDN; encoded by the coding sequence ATGAGTACGAAAGACTTATTGCACGAGGCGATGAAACTGAAACCGGAGGAACGGTTCACCTTGGTCGAGGGGCTGATAAAGAGCCTGGATGAGCCGGATAAAAGCCTCGATGAGATATGGGCAGAAGAAGCGGAAAAACGACTCAAGGCCTATCGGGACGGAAAGCTAAAAGGTGTCCCGATGGAGGAATTATTCAAGGACAATTGA
- a CDS encoding Hopanoid C-3 methylase: MKFLAVHPGPLMYTKIYLRLEPLGLEMVAQACRQAGHDVRLIDLQADTWKDYEALIRSWKPDAVAFGCNYLANVPEIVDLAKLTKQELPNCFVFVGGHSASFVAKDFLEHGNGAIDCVLKGEGEVAAPKLLMAVEQDRKAITKVPGVVTLDGEGPPPQFIENLDDVRPARDLLRNRHKYFIGVLDPCASVEFARGCPWDCSFCSAWTFYGRSYRMVSPEKAVEELEQVQEPGIFLVDDVAFIQGKQGMEIGEAVARRGIKKQYYMETRGDVLLRNKEVFQFWKTLGLQYMFLGVEAIDAEGLKMHRKRISLGKNFEALEFARSLGITVAINLIADPDWDRQRFEVIRQWCLEIPEIVNISVNTPYPGTESWLTESRKLHTRDYRLFDIQHAVMPTKMPLAEFYAELVKTQQVLNKKHLGWAALKGTAKIAAGHLMKGQTNFIKMLWKFNSVYNPELQMADHRRPVTYEMAMPPEKKDQIDPKQLFILPPKGRQGRAIDDATETFVDETRMGTVV; encoded by the coding sequence ATGAAGTTCCTCGCAGTCCATCCCGGTCCACTCATGTATACCAAGATTTATCTGCGTTTGGAGCCGCTCGGTCTCGAGATGGTGGCTCAGGCTTGCCGCCAAGCAGGCCACGATGTTCGCTTAATCGATCTGCAGGCAGACACCTGGAAAGACTATGAGGCGCTCATCAGAAGCTGGAAACCAGATGCCGTAGCCTTTGGGTGCAACTACTTAGCAAACGTGCCGGAGATCGTGGATCTTGCAAAGTTGACGAAGCAGGAACTACCAAATTGCTTTGTCTTTGTCGGTGGGCACAGCGCTTCATTTGTGGCAAAGGACTTTTTGGAACATGGCAATGGGGCCATCGATTGCGTCCTTAAGGGTGAGGGAGAGGTGGCCGCTCCTAAATTGTTGATGGCGGTTGAACAGGACCGCAAGGCGATCACCAAAGTCCCGGGAGTGGTGACACTTGATGGGGAAGGACCTCCACCACAATTCATCGAAAATTTGGATGATGTCCGTCCCGCTCGCGATCTGCTCAGAAACCGACACAAGTACTTCATCGGTGTGCTCGACCCCTGTGCGTCGGTCGAGTTTGCGCGAGGCTGTCCTTGGGATTGTTCCTTCTGCAGCGCCTGGACGTTTTATGGGCGCAGCTATCGTATGGTCAGTCCGGAGAAAGCCGTTGAGGAGTTGGAGCAGGTTCAAGAACCAGGGATCTTCCTGGTCGACGACGTCGCCTTCATCCAAGGCAAGCAGGGTATGGAGATCGGCGAAGCGGTGGCGCGGCGAGGAATCAAGAAGCAGTATTACATGGAGACGCGCGGCGATGTCTTGCTGCGCAATAAAGAAGTGTTTCAGTTCTGGAAGACGCTTGGATTGCAGTACATGTTCTTGGGAGTCGAGGCCATTGACGCGGAAGGCCTCAAGATGCATCGGAAGCGCATCTCGTTGGGCAAAAACTTTGAGGCGCTTGAATTTGCCAGATCCCTTGGCATTACTGTCGCCATCAACCTCATCGCCGATCCGGATTGGGACCGACAACGGTTCGAGGTCATTCGACAGTGGTGTCTAGAAATTCCGGAGATCGTGAACATCAGCGTCAATACACCGTACCCCGGTACGGAAAGCTGGCTCACGGAATCCCGGAAGCTCCACACGCGGGACTATCGTCTGTTCGACATCCAGCATGCTGTGATGCCGACGAAGATGCCGCTCGCGGAGTTTTATGCGGAGCTGGTCAAGACACAACAAGTCTTAAACAAGAAACACCTAGGCTGGGCTGCCCTCAAAGGCACGGCCAAGATTGCAGCCGGACACTTGATGAAGGGACAAACTAATTTCATCAAGATGCTGTGGAAGTTCAACAGTGTCTACAATCCCGAGCTGCAAATGGCGGATCACCGCCGTCCGGTGACGTACGAGATGGCGATGCCGCCGGAGAAGAAAGACCAGATCGATCCGAAACAGTTGTTTATCTTGCCCCCGAAAGGCCGTCAGGGCCGGGCGATCGATGATGCAACCGAAACCTTTGTCGATGAGACTCGCATGGGTACGGTGGTCTGA
- a CDS encoding hypothetical protein (conserved protein of unknown function): protein MQSPERTVRQRLIDLLLETPLTSDQLARALAIPERQVEEHLVHVVKTVSRDSSRRFVLDPSSCLACGFVFRDRTRVTRPSRCPHCRSEGISSPRYHIATQASAREDTGLLRRNKAEKGF from the coding sequence ATGCAGTCTCCTGAACGCACGGTTCGGCAACGCCTCATCGATCTTCTGCTAGAGACTCCTCTGACCAGCGATCAACTGGCTCGGGCGCTTGCGATTCCAGAACGACAGGTGGAGGAGCACTTGGTTCATGTGGTAAAAACGGTGTCTCGAGATAGTTCACGACGATTTGTACTTGACCCGTCCTCCTGCTTAGCCTGTGGATTTGTGTTCAGAGACCGCACAAGAGTGACACGACCAAGTCGTTGTCCGCATTGTCGGAGCGAAGGGATCTCCTCACCTCGCTACCACATTGCCACACAAGCATCGGCACGCGAGGACACAGGCTTGTTACGACGGAACAAGGCCGAGAAAGGATTTTGA
- a CDS encoding hypothetical protein (conserved exported protein of unknown function), producing the protein MMKARLLLCVCALCLVVLGCSDQKAAELFETAAFEENQGNIPHAKQLYEELVNLYPSAKVAEIARSRLEDLRNRE; encoded by the coding sequence ATGATGAAAGCTCGACTCCTACTATGTGTATGTGCCCTTTGTTTGGTAGTGCTTGGGTGTTCCGACCAGAAAGCTGCTGAGTTGTTTGAAACGGCCGCCTTTGAAGAAAACCAAGGGAATATACCGCATGCCAAGCAACTCTATGAAGAACTAGTGAATCTTTATCCCTCTGCTAAAGTGGCCGAAATTGCTCGGTCTCGTCTGGAGGATTTGAGAAACAGGGAATAG
- a CDS encoding hypothetical protein (conserved protein of unknown function): protein MKTYAVRKKLRTPVQCQFCYFDAGTLVNGIVWDLSDTGWRATGQHPVAVGTKTTVYITLQNGNQSYNVLIDAAIVRWSDGREAGWEIVRIDEPNRDRLTDFVEHFKSPDLTSAGTDRTHW from the coding sequence ATGAAAACCTACGCTGTTCGCAAGAAGTTACGAACTCCCGTTCAATGCCAGTTCTGCTACTTCGACGCCGGCACGCTGGTGAATGGAATCGTCTGGGATCTGTCGGACACAGGTTGGCGCGCGACGGGGCAACATCCCGTCGCCGTCGGAACCAAAACGACCGTGTACATCACGCTTCAGAATGGGAATCAGTCTTACAATGTTCTCATCGACGCCGCTATTGTACGCTGGTCGGACGGTCGAGAGGCCGGATGGGAAATCGTCAGAATAGACGAACCCAACCGCGATCGTCTCACAGATTTCGTCGAACATTTTAAGTCGCCCGACCTCACCTCAGCAGGCACAGATCGAACACATTGGTAA
- a CDS encoding putative Lipoprotein, TraT related, translated as MRYLALFFLFLLPLPSYAGNIKDTDLISSNNFFLPPNTQQTIFIQARNSSDNQEVSLHDLGARLSAKGYQVVTDPDSAHYILLANIVYCNITKPDMPVEAMVASGYGSAFSSAMGAMQGLTSMASMAGPYGAMGGAAASMGLSAIQGISDLFSSSQSAPPMPDDVNYACIADVQITEQRTGQLPTGMKAGTGEEPGVYQTRLAADVHQKKLKEAEATLLLQQKLSAAVAGNF; from the coding sequence ATGCGATACCTAGCGCTTTTCTTTCTTTTTCTCCTGCCACTCCCCTCCTACGCAGGCAACATCAAAGACACCGATCTCATCAGCAGCAACAACTTCTTTCTGCCGCCGAATACTCAGCAAACCATTTTCATTCAGGCTCGTAACTCCTCCGATAATCAAGAGGTTTCACTTCATGATTTGGGAGCCCGGTTGAGCGCCAAGGGATATCAGGTGGTAACCGATCCGGACAGTGCACATTACATCCTGTTGGCAAACATCGTCTATTGCAACATCACCAAGCCGGACATGCCGGTCGAGGCAATGGTCGCGAGTGGCTATGGATCTGCGTTCAGTTCGGCGATGGGTGCCATGCAAGGTCTCACCAGCATGGCGAGCATGGCGGGACCCTACGGGGCGATGGGCGGCGCGGCGGCCTCCATGGGGTTGAGCGCGATTCAAGGCATCAGCGATCTGTTTAGTTCGTCCCAATCGGCTCCCCCAATGCCGGACGACGTGAACTATGCCTGCATCGCGGATGTCCAGATCACCGAGCAGAGGACCGGCCAGCTACCAACCGGGATGAAAGCAGGAACAGGAGAGGAACCGGGTGTCTACCAAACTAGGCTGGCTGCCGATGTCCACCAAAAGAAATTGAAAGAAGCCGAAGCCACGCTGCTGCTCCAACAGAAGCTGAGTGCGGCGGTGGCGGGAAACTTTTAA